From one Streptomyces sp. NBC_01478 genomic stretch:
- a CDS encoding alpha-hydroxy-acid oxidizing protein: MNAVGQQSGQPFGSYQNEIYLNGLGGIVPTYPMAFAELEDRARSALPPSVWSYVAGGAGDELTQRANVTAFDHWGLVPRMFVGAAERDLSVDLFGMRLPSPVFMAPIGVIGLCAQDGHGDLATARAAARTGVPMVASTLTVDPLEEVAGEFGDTPGLFQLYTPTDRDLAASLVHRAEQAGYKGIVVTLDTWVTGWRPRDLSTANFPQLRGHCLANYTSDPVFRARLARTPEEDPQSAVLLWTQIFGNPLTWDDLPWLRSLTDLPLIVKGICHPEDVRRAKDGGVDGVYCSNHGGRQANGGLPALDALPAVVEAADGLPVLFDSGIRSGADIVKAVALGATAVGIGRPYAYGLALGGTDGIVHVLRSLLAETDLIMAVDGYPTLADLTEEALRRVV; the protein is encoded by the coding sequence ATGAACGCCGTGGGACAGCAGTCGGGACAGCCGTTCGGGTCGTACCAGAACGAGATCTACCTGAACGGGCTCGGCGGCATCGTGCCCACCTACCCCATGGCCTTCGCGGAGCTGGAGGACCGGGCGCGCTCCGCGCTGCCGCCCTCCGTGTGGTCCTACGTCGCGGGCGGCGCCGGCGACGAACTCACCCAGCGGGCCAACGTGACCGCCTTCGACCACTGGGGACTGGTCCCCCGTATGTTCGTCGGCGCGGCCGAACGCGACCTCTCCGTGGACCTGTTCGGGATGCGGCTGCCCTCCCCCGTGTTCATGGCACCGATCGGCGTCATCGGACTGTGCGCCCAGGACGGACACGGCGACCTGGCGACCGCACGGGCCGCCGCGCGCACCGGCGTACCGATGGTCGCCTCGACACTCACGGTCGACCCGCTGGAGGAGGTCGCCGGCGAGTTCGGGGACACCCCGGGTCTCTTCCAGCTCTACACGCCCACCGACCGGGACCTCGCCGCGAGCCTCGTCCACCGCGCGGAACAGGCCGGCTACAAGGGCATCGTGGTCACCCTCGACACCTGGGTCACCGGCTGGCGCCCGCGCGACCTCTCCACCGCCAACTTCCCCCAACTGCGCGGCCATTGCCTCGCCAACTACACGAGCGACCCGGTCTTCCGCGCCCGCCTCGCCCGCACCCCGGAGGAGGACCCGCAGTCCGCGGTCCTGCTCTGGACCCAGATCTTCGGCAACCCCCTCACCTGGGACGACCTCCCCTGGCTGCGCTCCCTCACCGACCTTCCCCTGATCGTGAAGGGCATCTGCCACCCCGAGGACGTGCGCCGGGCCAAGGACGGAGGCGTGGACGGCGTCTACTGCTCCAACCACGGCGGCCGCCAGGCCAACGGCGGCCTCCCCGCCCTCGACGCGCTCCCCGCCGTGGTCGAAGCGGCGGACGGCCTCCCGGTCCTGTTCGACTCCGGCATCCGCAGCGGCGCCGACATCGTCAAGGCCGTCGCCCTGGGCGCGACGGCCGTGGGCATCGGCCGCCCGTACGCCTACGGCCTGGCCCTGGGCGGCACGGACGGCATCGTCCACGTCCTGCGCTCACTGCTCGCGGAGACCGACCTGATCATGGCCGTCGACGGCTACCCGACACTCGCCGATCTCACGGAGGAGGCACTCCGGCGCGTCGTCTGA